One genomic window of Vidua macroura isolate BioBank_ID:100142 chromosome 16, ASM2450914v1, whole genome shotgun sequence includes the following:
- the LOC128815516 gene encoding uncharacterized protein LOC128815516, whose protein sequence is MYRYRYRYRYRYRYRCITKQTNQQWQQQQTKSQKHNRSCRHLPLWCSSGHSQQGCRWLLAWQGGCNDSPAAAGSTVARGQTLLHTVMAAQLAGQREKGLCLQTQGQSVLVPLQMEKWAVAGISEHWLEQQRSLQGRGLSPRKKRGAFLKRPPESKRRPPSNRGRKRRVHPEIPRTRKEESIKRLWEGGNGVSRWRSGDSPAAPSAVCLPFLAVINKFLIDSRKAEQIIRLNL, encoded by the exons AtgtatagatatagatatagatatagatatagatatagatatagatgtataacaaagcaaacaaaccaacaatggcagcaacaacaaacaaaaagccagaaACACAACCGCAGCTGCAGGCACCTTCCCCTTTGGTGCAGTtctggtcacagccagcagggatgccggtggctcctggcctggcagGGCGGGTGCAATGATTCCCCCGCGGCTGCAGGGAGCACTGTGGCACGAGGTCAGACGCTTCTCCACACGGTGATGGCAGCTCAGCTGGCGGGCCAGAGAGAAAAGGGGCTTTGTTTACAAACACAGGGGCAGTCAGTCCTGGTGCCCCTCCAGATGGAGAAATGGGCTGTAGCAGGAATCTCGGAGCACTGGctggaacagcagag atcatTACAGGGTCGTGGACTTTCaccgaggaagaagagaggagccttcctcaaacgaccaccagagagtaaaagaagaccccctagcaacagagggcgcaagcgcagagtacacccagagataccgcggacacggaaggaagagagtataaaaagactgtgggaagggggaaacggtgtgagccgTTGGCGGAGCGgtgactccccggctgcacccagtgctgtttgcttgccatttcttgctgtaatcaataaatttctgattgactctcgaaaggctgaacaaattattcgcctcaatttataa